The genomic interval CCTGAAATAATTCGTGGATTCAAAACATTTTCTGCCCGCCGCATCAATCAGATCCGAAGGGTTTCGAGAACTCCGGTTTGGCAGCGCAATTATTACGAACACATTATTCGTGATGAATCATCCTTGGAACGCCTGCGGCAATACATTCACAATAATCCCCAGTCATGGCAACAAGACCAATTGCATCCTGATGTTCCGGAATATTCAACCTCCAACTATTCGACCTCCATAGAGACAGTCCAGTCCCATCCTGACCCGCATTCTCCTTCGCTTCCAAATTCTCTACAATATGGCATACCCCTTTAACTGATATTGCCTTGGCTTCCTCCACTTCAACCCCAACCAAACCGCTGCTGATTCTGGTCGATGGGCACTCCCTCGCCTTCCGCTCCTATTTTGCCTTTGCCAAGGGACGCGATGGTGGATTGCGTACCAAGACGGGGATTCCGACCAGCGTTTCCTATGGGTTTTTGAAAGCATTGCTGGAGACAATGGAAACGGAAAAGCCCCAATATGTGGCGATCGCCTTTGATATGGGCGAAAAAACCTTCCGTCATGAAGCCGACGAAACCTACAAGGAAGGCAGACCGGAGGCACCGGAAGATTTTATGCCTGACCTGGAGAATTTGCAGGAATTGTTGACCGCCTTGAACCTGCAAATTCTGACCATGCCCCGCTATGAAGCAGACGACATTATTGGCACGCTGGTTCGGAAGGCAACCGCCAATGGGTTTCGGGTCAAGATTTTGACGGGCGATCGGGATCTGTTCCAGCTCATCGATCCGGATCAGAATACTTCTGTGCTTTACATGAGTACCACCTACGGCAAGGGCACACCCCCACCACGAGAATTTGGGGCAGAGCAGGTGAAGGAGAAGCTGGGTGTTTTGCCGTCTCAGGTGGTGGATTTCAAAGCCCTCTGTGGCGACGCTTCCGACAATATTCCTGGGGTGAAGGGAATTGGCGAAAAGACTGCGGTTCAGTTGCTCAGCGAATACGGCAGCCTGGAGCAGATCTATGCCTCCCTGGACCAGGTAAAGGGGGCTGTGCGCAAGAAGTTAGAGGAGGGGCGCGACGATGCCCTGCGTTCCCAGTATCTAGCGCAAATTCATCTCGATGTGCCGATCGAAATCAACCTGGAAGCCTTCAAGCTTCAGGAGATGAATGACGCAGCGGTCATCCCCCTGCTGGAAAAGCTAGAATTCAACTCCTTGCTCAATAGAATCCGCCAGCTCCATCGCCAGTTTGATGGCAATCTGACCGAAGCATCTGAGACAAATGCCCCATCCGCCAAATCTGTCCGGGAAGATCCCGATCTCTGGTTTTTTAGTGCGGCAGACACGGAAGCGGCGCAGAAAGAAGTTCCAGTGGCGATCGCGCCCCAGATTATTGATACGCCTGCCAAGCTAACCGAACTGATTCAGCGACTGAAAACCTTTACCAATCCTGATACGCCCGTTTCCTGGGATACGGAAACCACCGCTCTGGAGCCACGGGATGCGGATCTGGTTGGAATTGGCTGCTGCTGGGGTGAGGAATTGTCCGATATGGCATACATTCCCCTGGGTCATACGAAGGGAACGAACCTGGACAAAGCTACCGCCCTGGAAGCGCTGCGCCCCATCCTGGAAAGTGCAGATTATCCCAAAGCCCTCCAAAACGCCAAGTTCGATCGCCTCGTTTTCCGCTGCCAGGGGATCAAACTAACGGGGGTTGTGTTTGACACGATGCTGGCGAGTTACGTCCTCAACCCGGAGAGCAGGCACAATCTCAGCGATCTGAGCAGTGCTTACCTGGGAATTACCGCCATGAGCTACACCGACCTGGTACCCAAAGGGAAGGCGATGGCGGATATAGACATTCCTGCCGTTGCCAACTACTGCGGTCTGGATGTGTACACCACCTTTTTGCTGGTGGCTAAGCTGCGGGCGAAGCTGGAGGAAGTGCCTACCCTGCATCGCCTATTGCTGGAGGTAGAGCAACCTCTGGAACCCGTCCTGGCGGAGATGGAGTATTGCGGTGTGCTGATCGATCGGGACTACCTGAAACATTTTTCGCAGCAGCTTGAGCAGGATTTGCACGCGATCGAACAACGGGCATACGAGGCAGCGGGCAGTACCTTCAATTTGGGGTCACCCAAACAACTCAGCGAATTACTGTTTGAAACGTTGGGGTTGGATAAGAAGAAATCCCGCAAAACCGCGAGTGGGGGATATTCTACCGATGCCCAAACGTTGGAGCGACTCGAAGGCGACCATCCCATTATTGAGGAGATCGTGGAGTACCGCACCCTTTCCAAGCTGAAGTCTACCTATGTGGATGCGCTGCCTGCCCTGATCCGTCCTGATACCGGGCGGGTGCACACCGACTTCAACCAGGCGATCGCCTCCACGGGTCGCCTATCTTCCTCCGACCCTAACCTGCAAAATATTCCGATTCGTACCGAGTTTAGTCGCCAGATTCGGAAGGCGTTTATCGCTGAACCAGAGTGGGTGATGGTGTCTGCGGACTACTCCCAGATTGAACTTCGGATTCTGGCACACCTGAGCCAGGAGCCGGTGCTGTTAGAGACTTACCAGAATAATCAAGATGTTCACACCCTTACCGCTCGGCTGCTCTTGGAAAAAGAGAACATTTCTTCGGAAGAACGTCGCCTTGCCAAGATCATTAACTTTGGGGTGATCTATGGTATGGGCGCTCAGCGGTTTGCACGGGAATCCGGAATGAAACAGGCAGACGCCAAAACGTTTATTGAACGGTTTAACGAACGCTATTCGAATGTGTTTAAGTATTTGCAACAGATGCAGCGCGAGGCGATCGCCAATGGCTATGTGGAAACGATTTTGGGGCGGCGGCGTTATTTTGATTTTGGTAGCGAATCCTTACGAAAACTGAGGGGAACGAAGCCAGACACGATCGACCTCAGCAAAGTCAAAGTTCGTGACCAGTACGATGCCCAATCGCTGCGGGCTGCTGCCAACGCGCCGATTCAGGGTTCCAGCGCTGACATTATCAAAGTGGCAATGAATCAGTTGCATGAGCTGATCCAGGATCGACAGGCAAGACTTCTGCTACAAGTGCATGATGAACTGGTGTTTGAAATGCCACCCCAGGAATGGGAAGCCTTGCAGACTGAGATTAAATCCACAATGGAATCAGCGGTAGAATTAACCGTTCCCCTGCTGGTAGAAATCCGTGCTGGTGAAAATTGGATGGAGGCGAAATAAATGTCAGAGCCACAAATCTGCCCAATTTGTCGCGTCAAAATTATCAAACTGGTGGGGGGCGATCGAGTCATTTTCTCGTCTGGCCCCCCAGGAACCCGCGAAACCCTGTGGCAAAAGGTTTGTAAGTACACCGATCAGCCAGGTTGTATTAATCGGAAGTGAAGGAAGTGCGGCATAGGAGATGGGGAGATGGGGAGATGGGGAGATGATACCAATTTGAATTGAAAACGCGACAAATCGGGTAGGGGCGTTTGGCCAAACGCCCCTTGTATGTTGAGGGAAGGTAACCCGACGCCCCTAAGGTGAAAGAAACATCGTTGCGTAGCGTGGGTGCCTGTAAGTTAAAGAAGGCGTGGCAAGCCAGATTGCCCCTGGTGCTTGACACCGATTGGTAGCGCTCGGAGCCACGCCACTTGCCCTAAGACGCAAACTCGAACGATCGCCGGAGAGTGAGATCTCGCATTCGCAAGGACGAGTGGTCAAAGGGACAACAAAACCTTACCTCAGCATAAACGATGACACCTGAAAAGATATGGGTTGGGATTGATGTCAGTAAAGAGACACTGGATGTGTACATCCTGCCGCAGGGGTTGAGCTTACAGTTGCCCAACAGCGAGGCAGGAGTGCAAAGCCTGATTGAACAACTTCAAGAAATGTCAGTGCACTTAGTGGTGCTCGAATCGACGGGTGGATTGGAACGAACCGTTGTTGTGGGATTGCACAACGCTACGATTGCTGTTGCCGTCGTCAACCCTCGAAAAGTCAAGGGATTCGCCATTGCTTTAGGCAAAGCGAAGACCGACAGAATTGATGCCGAAGTCATTGCTCGCTTTGCTCAAAGTGTGAACCTGCAACCGCAAGCCGTCGTTGCCCCAATCGCACAACAACTCAGTGACCTGATGCACCGCCGTCAGCAATTGGTCGAAATCCAAGTGGCAGAGAAGAATCGCTTAGCGCGTGCCTCACAAACCGTGCAACCCGACATCGAAGAGCATCTCAAACACTTAGCGCAACGCCTCGATGCCTTGAATGAGCAGATTCAAACTCTCGGTCAACAGCAAGCCGATTGGCAACGCAAAGACCAGATTTTGCAATCGGTGAAGGGCATTGGTCCCCTCACTGCCGCTCTGTGTTTGGTGGAACTTCCCGAACTCGGCAAGCTCAACGAAAAACAGATTGCTCGTTTGGTCGGCGTCGCGCCCCTCAACCAGGACAGTGGCAAACACAAAGGCAAACGCAGGATTTCTGGAGGACGCACTCGCGTTCGTTGTGGGTTGTATATGGCAGTTCTGGTTGCCACTCGTCACAACCCTGTCATTCGAGACTTCTATCAACGCTTGCTCTCAAAAGGCAAACCTAAACCTGTTGCCCTCGTTGCCTGTATCCGCAAGCTTCTGGTCATTCTCAATGCCATGATTCGCGACAACACGCTCTGGCAAACTCCTGCTTAGTTTGTCCACCTTCATTCCACTCCCTGACACGCAAACCCTCCTCCGGTTTGTCGCTTTCTCTTGGGCGTTTTTAGGTGAACTGTTGTTCCTCAACCCCTTGACACCCAAGACAATCGCTACAGGATGTTGATGTGCCACGAAGACTATTTAATTTGGTAAGTGGGAGGATGCAATTAAATATAAGACCTGTGCAGGTTGGGTTGAGGAACGAAACCCTACGCCCGCATGGGTTACGCTATCGCTAACCCATCCCACATTTTATTGCAACTACCTACTTATGAGATAGACTTTATCCCTTC from Kovacikia minuta CCNUW1 carries:
- the polA gene encoding DNA polymerase I; the encoded protein is MASSTSTPTKPLLILVDGHSLAFRSYFAFAKGRDGGLRTKTGIPTSVSYGFLKALLETMETEKPQYVAIAFDMGEKTFRHEADETYKEGRPEAPEDFMPDLENLQELLTALNLQILTMPRYEADDIIGTLVRKATANGFRVKILTGDRDLFQLIDPDQNTSVLYMSTTYGKGTPPPREFGAEQVKEKLGVLPSQVVDFKALCGDASDNIPGVKGIGEKTAVQLLSEYGSLEQIYASLDQVKGAVRKKLEEGRDDALRSQYLAQIHLDVPIEINLEAFKLQEMNDAAVIPLLEKLEFNSLLNRIRQLHRQFDGNLTEASETNAPSAKSVREDPDLWFFSAADTEAAQKEVPVAIAPQIIDTPAKLTELIQRLKTFTNPDTPVSWDTETTALEPRDADLVGIGCCWGEELSDMAYIPLGHTKGTNLDKATALEALRPILESADYPKALQNAKFDRLVFRCQGIKLTGVVFDTMLASYVLNPESRHNLSDLSSAYLGITAMSYTDLVPKGKAMADIDIPAVANYCGLDVYTTFLLVAKLRAKLEEVPTLHRLLLEVEQPLEPVLAEMEYCGVLIDRDYLKHFSQQLEQDLHAIEQRAYEAAGSTFNLGSPKQLSELLFETLGLDKKKSRKTASGGYSTDAQTLERLEGDHPIIEEIVEYRTLSKLKSTYVDALPALIRPDTGRVHTDFNQAIASTGRLSSSDPNLQNIPIRTEFSRQIRKAFIAEPEWVMVSADYSQIELRILAHLSQEPVLLETYQNNQDVHTLTARLLLEKENISSEERRLAKIINFGVIYGMGAQRFARESGMKQADAKTFIERFNERYSNVFKYLQQMQREAIANGYVETILGRRRYFDFGSESLRKLRGTKPDTIDLSKVKVRDQYDAQSLRAAANAPIQGSSADIIKVAMNQLHELIQDRQARLLLQVHDELVFEMPPQEWEALQTEIKSTMESAVELTVPLLVEIRAGENWMEAK
- a CDS encoding IS110 family RNA-guided transposase; the protein is MTPEKIWVGIDVSKETLDVYILPQGLSLQLPNSEAGVQSLIEQLQEMSVHLVVLESTGGLERTVVVGLHNATIAVAVVNPRKVKGFAIALGKAKTDRIDAEVIARFAQSVNLQPQAVVAPIAQQLSDLMHRRQQLVEIQVAEKNRLARASQTVQPDIEEHLKHLAQRLDALNEQIQTLGQQQADWQRKDQILQSVKGIGPLTAALCLVELPELGKLNEKQIARLVGVAPLNQDSGKHKGKRRISGGRTRVRCGLYMAVLVATRHNPVIRDFYQRLLSKGKPKPVALVACIRKLLVILNAMIRDNTLWQTPA